In Chitinophaga sp. HK235, a single window of DNA contains:
- a CDS encoding GH92 family glycosyl hydrolase: MTNRIFLSTILSCICCSLFAQENVLSYVKPITGTQRMGHTYPGATVPFGMVQLSPETDTLSYEMNGKYNPDVYKYCAGYQYEDKTIVGFSHTHFSGTGHSDLGDFLIMPTTGTLQLNPGTADHPESGYRSRFSHSTEVAEPAYYKVKLEDDGILAELTASNRVGFHQYTFPASDQSHIILDFMSGIYNYPNKNVWTFVRVENDTLVTGFRQTSGWARTRIEYFAMVFSKPFKEYGHRNYTNDVYKGFYRKFDQTKNFPEMAGRQIRAWFDFNTTAGEKIKIKFAISPVSTEGALKNLQAEIPEWDFDQVKREGQALWTKELNKVHIESASREEKENFYTAMYHAFINPTTYMDVDGQYRGLDMNNHTANGYTNYTTFSLWDTYRALHPLFNIVQPQRNADMIQSMIHHYDQSVQHMLPIWSHYANENWCMIGYHSVSVIADAIMKGNAPFDVNKALDACVTTARHRNYDGLGYYMDMGYVPEDKNGSSVSKTLEYAYDDWCIAQVAKKLGRTAIYEEFIKRSNNYKNVYDKTIGFMRPRLNDGTFKAAFDPLQTHDQGFIEGNAWNYSLYVPHNPDDMIAMMGGKKQFTQHLDSLFTMELPDKYFAETEDITRDGIIGNYVHGNEPSHHVAYLYNWTGYPWKTQERIRMILKKMYHPGPDGLGGNDDCGQMSAWYIFSSLGFYPVCPGSDQYSLGSPAVDKATLQLENGKTFIIDVKNQGDKNVYVQKVLLNGKPLDRLYITHSEIMNGGNITFFMGPKAKK, from the coding sequence ATGACCAACAGGATTTTTTTATCGACCATACTCAGCTGTATTTGCTGTTCACTTTTTGCACAGGAAAATGTGCTTTCATATGTGAAACCCATCACCGGCACCCAACGTATGGGACATACCTATCCCGGTGCTACCGTGCCTTTTGGTATGGTACAGCTGAGCCCGGAAACAGACACGCTCTCTTATGAGATGAATGGGAAATACAACCCTGATGTGTATAAGTATTGTGCCGGTTATCAGTATGAAGACAAAACCATCGTCGGTTTCAGTCATACGCATTTCAGTGGTACCGGACACTCCGACCTGGGCGATTTCCTCATTATGCCCACTACCGGAACACTTCAGCTGAACCCCGGTACAGCAGATCATCCTGAAAGTGGGTACCGCAGCAGGTTTTCACACAGCACCGAAGTAGCAGAACCGGCTTATTACAAAGTGAAACTGGAAGACGACGGTATCCTGGCCGAACTGACAGCCAGCAACCGCGTTGGTTTTCATCAGTATACCTTTCCGGCTTCTGATCAGTCGCATATCATCCTCGACTTCATGTCAGGCATTTACAACTATCCGAATAAAAATGTATGGACTTTTGTGAGGGTGGAAAATGATACGCTGGTAACCGGTTTCCGGCAAACCAGCGGCTGGGCGCGCACAAGGATAGAATATTTTGCCATGGTGTTCTCCAAACCATTTAAGGAATACGGACACCGTAACTATACAAACGATGTGTACAAAGGTTTTTACCGCAAGTTCGACCAGACAAAAAACTTTCCGGAAATGGCAGGCCGTCAAATACGTGCCTGGTTTGATTTTAACACCACCGCAGGAGAAAAAATAAAAATAAAATTTGCCATCTCCCCGGTAAGCACCGAAGGTGCCCTGAAAAACCTGCAGGCAGAAATCCCGGAATGGGACTTTGATCAGGTAAAGCGGGAAGGCCAGGCGCTGTGGACAAAAGAGCTGAATAAAGTACATATCGAATCCGCCAGCAGAGAAGAGAAGGAAAACTTCTACACCGCGATGTATCATGCCTTCATTAATCCCACCACCTACATGGATGTGGACGGGCAGTACCGCGGACTGGATATGAATAATCATACCGCCAACGGATATACGAACTATACTACCTTTTCCCTGTGGGACACCTACCGGGCATTACATCCGCTGTTTAACATCGTGCAGCCACAACGGAATGCGGATATGATACAGTCGATGATCCATCATTATGATCAGAGCGTTCAGCATATGCTGCCCATCTGGTCGCACTACGCCAACGAAAACTGGTGCATGATCGGATACCACAGCGTTTCGGTGATTGCCGATGCGATCATGAAAGGCAATGCGCCTTTTGATGTGAACAAAGCCCTGGATGCCTGTGTGACCACCGCCAGACACCGCAATTATGACGGGCTGGGCTACTACATGGACATGGGTTATGTGCCGGAAGATAAAAACGGCTCCTCTGTTTCCAAAACACTTGAATATGCCTATGATGACTGGTGTATTGCACAAGTGGCCAAAAAGCTAGGCAGAACAGCTATTTATGAAGAATTCATCAAACGTTCCAATAACTATAAAAACGTTTACGATAAAACCATTGGTTTTATGCGGCCACGGTTGAATGATGGTACCTTCAAAGCTGCATTTGATCCGCTGCAAACACATGATCAGGGCTTTATTGAAGGCAATGCCTGGAACTACAGTCTTTATGTGCCTCACAATCCGGATGATATGATTGCCATGATGGGAGGGAAAAAACAATTCACCCAACACCTGGATTCATTGTTCACCATGGAGTTACCGGATAAATACTTCGCGGAAACGGAAGACATTACCCGTGATGGTATTATCGGCAATTATGTGCATGGTAATGAGCCTTCCCACCATGTGGCCTATCTGTATAACTGGACCGGCTATCCGTGGAAAACACAGGAACGTATACGGATGATCCTGAAAAAAATGTATCATCCAGGCCCTGATGGTCTTGGAGGTAACGATGATTGTGGCCAGATGAGTGCCTGGTATATTTTCAGTTCTCTTGGATTTTATCCTGTATGCCCCGGCTCCGACCAGTATTCGCTGGGAAGTCCTGCTGTGGATAAAGCCACCCTGCAACTCGAAAATGGTAAAACGTTTATCATCGACGTAAAAAATCAGGGAGATAAAAATGTATATGTGCAGAAAGTATTGCTGAATGGTAAGCCGCTCGACCGTTTGTATATCACACACAGTGAGATTATGAACGGTGGAAATATCACCTTTTTTATGGGGCCTAAAGCGAAGAAGTGA
- a CDS encoding RagB/SusD family nutrient uptake outer membrane protein, whose protein sequence is MKKFRILIYAAGLLSLASCKKNLLDTTSYTQESDALMWTTDNLTDQGMAGVYAALRLNIDQSSASGNELYQLDRYGVGSMVRDADGLQVGTITPSSGMFSVNWKQFYDGIQRANNAIVNIPLKSPSASDKKARYLAESKFLRAYFYFRLNQLWHGVPVYLQPFTAEEAVKGRETEDSVWRVVINDLTDCINEPNLPLKNSKGNANYGHITKGAAYALRGKAYLYTRNWAAAATDFSKVQEAGYTLFNGDYKLLFKEVNEQSDEMIFSIQNIAVTNFGSTTQFFCGNRSSFGSCWNTYLVSPVVVDMYENSDGSKFDWEKVIPGFKGMTAAQREVYFFRDGLTAGEIAAATSRGLDMTKYLPVGNEARIKAAYTNRDPRLAANVITPYSEYLGVNGSANQVYVSRWPFRSNTTPTWDLATDTKAYYYYLHRKFVYEGATETINRAYGPTDFPVIRFADVLLMWAEALNEQGFSQQSLDLVNKVRARVGMPALQNADVSKPTYVGDQTTMRERIRNERRVEFVNEGINYFDELRWKTWKEKTFAVGAGLQQIWGNNVVNYSWKGDYIYNWAIPQSEIERNPNLVQNPGWIN, encoded by the coding sequence ATGAAAAAGTTCAGAATATTAATATATGCCGCCGGGCTCCTGTCCTTAGCCAGTTGTAAGAAAAACCTGCTGGACACCACGTCCTATACACAGGAAAGTGATGCCCTGATGTGGACAACAGACAACCTCACCGATCAGGGTATGGCCGGCGTATATGCCGCCCTGAGATTGAATATAGACCAGAGCAGTGCCTCCGGTAATGAACTGTATCAGCTGGACCGGTATGGTGTGGGCAGTATGGTGCGTGATGCAGATGGTTTACAGGTGGGTACTATTACGCCCAGCAGTGGTATGTTCAGCGTTAACTGGAAACAGTTTTATGATGGTATTCAGCGCGCCAACAATGCGATTGTGAATATCCCGCTGAAATCACCTTCTGCCAGTGATAAAAAAGCGAGATATCTGGCAGAATCCAAATTCCTGCGTGCTTATTTCTATTTCAGGTTGAATCAGCTGTGGCATGGTGTACCGGTGTATCTTCAGCCATTTACAGCAGAAGAAGCCGTGAAAGGCCGTGAAACAGAAGACAGTGTATGGCGGGTAGTCATCAACGACCTTACAGATTGTATTAACGAGCCCAACCTGCCGCTGAAGAATTCAAAAGGTAATGCCAACTACGGGCACATCACAAAAGGTGCTGCCTATGCGCTCAGAGGTAAAGCCTATCTGTATACCCGCAACTGGGCTGCTGCTGCAACCGATTTCTCGAAAGTACAGGAAGCGGGATATACCCTTTTCAACGGAGACTACAAACTGCTTTTCAAAGAAGTGAATGAACAAAGTGATGAGATGATTTTCTCCATCCAGAATATCGCTGTGACTAACTTTGGTTCTACCACCCAGTTCTTCTGTGGCAACAGAAGTTCCTTTGGCTCCTGCTGGAATACCTACCTGGTTTCTCCGGTAGTGGTAGATATGTATGAAAATTCCGATGGCAGCAAGTTTGACTGGGAAAAGGTCATCCCCGGATTTAAAGGAATGACGGCCGCACAGCGGGAAGTATACTTTTTCAGAGACGGACTTACTGCAGGCGAAATTGCAGCCGCTACTTCACGCGGACTGGATATGACTAAGTATCTGCCCGTTGGCAATGAAGCACGTATCAAGGCTGCTTATACCAACCGGGATCCACGTTTAGCCGCCAACGTTATCACGCCGTATTCGGAGTACCTGGGCGTAAACGGAAGTGCTAATCAGGTATACGTTTCAAGATGGCCTTTCCGTTCCAATACCACGCCTACCTGGGACCTGGCAACAGATACCAAGGCATATTACTATTACCTGCACCGCAAATTTGTTTATGAAGGAGCTACTGAAACCATCAACCGGGCTTATGGCCCTACTGACTTCCCGGTGATCCGTTTTGCAGACGTGTTGCTGATGTGGGCTGAGGCCCTGAATGAGCAGGGATTCAGCCAGCAGTCGCTGGACCTGGTGAACAAAGTGCGGGCAAGAGTAGGCATGCCTGCCCTGCAAAATGCTGACGTTTCCAAACCTACTTATGTAGGCGACCAGACTACCATGCGTGAGCGTATCCGCAACGAACGCAGGGTGGAATTTGTGAATGAGGGCATCAACTACTTCGATGAACTGCGCTGGAAAACATGGAAGGAAAAAACTTTTGCCGTAGGCGCCGGTCTTCAGCAGATCTGGGGCAACAATGTGGTTAACTATTCCTGGAAAGGCGATTATATCTACAACTGGGCCATTCCGCAGAGTGAAATCGAACGTAATCCCAACCTGGTACAGAATCCGGGCTGGATCAACTAA
- a CDS encoding GH92 family glycosyl hydrolase: MKKVGLLAAALFCMHGAQSQTVYKVAEPVEWVNTLMGTDSKVSLSNGNAYPAIALPWGMNFWMPQTNTMGNGWAYQYAADKIRGFKQTHQPSPWINDYGQFAIMPVTGSLKFDQNKRASWFSHKTEVAKPYYYSVYLADADVTTEITPTERAAQLRFTFPTTDSAFIVVDAFDKGSYIKILPQEQKIIGYTTKNSGGVPANFKNYFVIYFDKPFTVATTWKDSTLLKGQLELQADHSGAVVGFKTKRGEQVVARTASSFISFEQAELNLQREVGKDGFDITCKKAKDSWNKELGRLSVEGGTSAQVSTFYSSLYRTMLFPRKFYEINAKNEIVHYSPFNGQVLPGYMFTDNGFWDTFRAVHPFFTLMYPSLSAHIMEGLANSYKESGWLPEWASPGHRDCMIGSNSASLIADAYLKGIRGYDINTLYEAILKNTENEGPLESVGRKGVKYYNELGYVPYDVKINENAARTLEYAYDDFTIYQLAKALNRPKEEVERFAKRAQNYRHLFDPETKLMRGKNKDGRFQTPFNPFKWGDAFTEGNSWHYTWSVFHDVQGLSDLMGGRTMFASMLDSVFKMPPVYDESYYGSVIHEIREMQIMNMGQYAHGNQPIQHMIYLYNYAGQPWKTQYWIRQVMERLYKATPDGYCGDEDNGQTSAWYVFSAMGFYPVCPGTQQYVLGTPLFAKLTMTLEDGKKMVIEAPGNSDKNLYVQNAALNGVPYTKNWISHQDLQKGGKLVFQMGATLEKTRGTQPAAFPYSYSTANK, encoded by the coding sequence ATGAAAAAAGTTGGATTGCTGGCAGCTGCCTTATTTTGTATGCACGGCGCCCAAAGCCAGACTGTGTACAAGGTTGCTGAACCGGTAGAATGGGTCAACACCCTGATGGGTACCGATTCTAAAGTAAGCCTGTCAAATGGTAACGCCTATCCTGCCATCGCCCTGCCCTGGGGGATGAACTTCTGGATGCCCCAGACCAATACCATGGGTAACGGATGGGCGTATCAATATGCGGCTGATAAAATCAGAGGATTTAAACAAACACACCAGCCCTCTCCCTGGATCAATGACTATGGCCAGTTTGCCATCATGCCCGTTACCGGCAGTCTGAAGTTCGACCAGAACAAAAGAGCCAGCTGGTTCTCCCATAAAACAGAAGTAGCCAAACCTTATTATTACAGCGTTTATCTCGCGGATGCCGACGTGACCACCGAGATCACACCCACAGAACGCGCTGCCCAGCTGCGTTTTACCTTCCCGACCACCGACAGTGCCTTCATCGTGGTAGATGCTTTTGATAAGGGATCCTATATTAAAATATTACCACAGGAACAGAAGATCATCGGTTACACCACTAAAAACAGCGGTGGCGTACCGGCCAACTTCAAGAACTATTTTGTCATCTACTTTGATAAACCGTTTACCGTGGCCACCACCTGGAAAGACTCCACCCTGCTGAAAGGGCAACTGGAGCTGCAGGCAGACCACTCCGGTGCGGTAGTAGGCTTTAAAACCAAACGGGGTGAGCAGGTAGTAGCCAGAACAGCATCTTCCTTCATCAGCTTTGAACAGGCTGAACTCAATCTGCAAAGGGAAGTGGGCAAAGATGGTTTCGACATCACCTGTAAAAAAGCAAAAGACAGCTGGAACAAAGAACTGGGCCGCCTCTCCGTGGAAGGTGGTACCTCCGCGCAGGTAAGCACCTTCTACTCTTCGCTGTACCGCACCATGCTGTTCCCGCGCAAGTTCTATGAGATCAATGCAAAGAATGAAATCGTGCATTACAGTCCATTCAACGGACAGGTGCTGCCCGGCTATATGTTTACCGACAATGGTTTCTGGGATACCTTCCGTGCGGTGCATCCTTTCTTCACCCTCATGTATCCTTCGCTGAGCGCACATATCATGGAAGGTCTGGCCAACAGCTATAAAGAAAGCGGCTGGTTGCCTGAATGGGCCAGCCCCGGTCACCGTGATTGTATGATCGGCTCCAACTCCGCTTCCCTCATCGCTGATGCCTACCTGAAAGGTATCCGTGGTTATGATATCAATACCCTCTATGAAGCGATTCTGAAGAATACGGAAAATGAAGGCCCGCTTGAATCTGTAGGCCGTAAAGGGGTGAAATACTACAACGAACTCGGTTATGTTCCCTACGATGTGAAAATCAACGAAAATGCTGCCCGTACGCTGGAATATGCCTATGATGACTTTACGATCTACCAGCTGGCCAAAGCGCTTAACAGGCCTAAGGAAGAAGTGGAACGTTTTGCCAAACGCGCTCAGAACTACCGCCATCTTTTTGATCCGGAAACCAAACTGATGCGTGGTAAGAACAAGGATGGCCGCTTCCAGACACCTTTCAATCCTTTTAAATGGGGTGATGCCTTTACAGAAGGCAACAGCTGGCACTATACCTGGTCTGTGTTTCACGACGTACAAGGGTTGTCTGACCTGATGGGTGGCCGCACTATGTTTGCCTCTATGCTGGACTCCGTTTTCAAAATGCCACCAGTATACGACGAAAGCTACTATGGTTCCGTTATTCATGAGATCCGCGAAATGCAGATCATGAACATGGGCCAGTATGCGCATGGTAACCAGCCCATTCAGCATATGATCTATCTGTACAACTATGCCGGCCAGCCCTGGAAAACCCAGTACTGGATCCGTCAGGTGATGGAACGCCTCTATAAAGCCACACCCGATGGCTATTGCGGTGATGAAGACAACGGACAGACTTCTGCCTGGTACGTGTTTTCCGCCATGGGCTTCTATCCCGTATGCCCAGGTACACAACAGTATGTATTAGGGACTCCCCTGTTTGCCAAACTTACCATGACACTGGAAGATGGTAAAAAAATGGTGATCGAAGCACCAGGCAACAGTGACAAGAACCTGTACGTACAAAACGCCGCCTTAAACGGTGTCCCCTATACGAAAAACTGGATCAGCCACCAGGACCTTCAGAAAGGAGGAAAACTGGTATTCCAAATGGGCGCTACTCTTGAAAAGACCAGAGGTACCCAGCCAGCTGCTTTCCCTTATTCGTATTCAACAGCCAACAAATAA
- a CDS encoding type II toxin-antitoxin system antitoxin SocA domain-containing protein has translation MKSPFTGGNVRLEKESRTFDYRKEKFEIIYHYYVCEESGEQFTNDELDTLNITQVHNKYRSRFGIPTIEEIKHARSKYGLSAAKMSEILGLGINVYRNYEAGEMPSISIGRYIRLVADPQEFIKLVEINKSSWDATEYSEVLEIISKFRDPQLYEDEGQLALSLFKDCLPNIYNGFRVPGIKRIGAMINYFATALQPFTTALNKLMFYADFSHYKKHGMSISGITYKAIQRGPVPTNYGGLYNAAVNKGYVKVAEVDFGEYGGDKFYNDEETTPVNLLDALTQLELATLETITEKFRNMNTSQIVDVSHNEPGWKENVNNFDKISYDFSFSLNI, from the coding sequence ATGAAAAGTCCATTTACCGGAGGCAACGTTAGATTAGAAAAAGAATCCCGAACATTCGACTATAGAAAAGAAAAGTTCGAGATAATATATCATTATTATGTCTGCGAAGAGAGTGGCGAGCAATTTACGAATGATGAACTGGACACACTTAATATTACCCAAGTCCATAATAAATACAGGTCCAGGTTTGGTATTCCTACTATTGAAGAGATTAAGCATGCCAGATCAAAATATGGACTTAGCGCAGCCAAAATGAGCGAGATACTTGGGCTTGGTATTAATGTGTATCGAAATTATGAAGCAGGTGAAATGCCAAGTATTTCCATTGGAAGATATATTCGATTGGTTGCAGATCCCCAGGAATTTATTAAACTTGTTGAAATTAATAAGTCCTCCTGGGATGCCACAGAATATTCAGAAGTACTAGAGATAATTTCTAAATTTCGTGATCCGCAATTATATGAGGACGAAGGTCAGTTAGCCTTATCACTCTTTAAAGATTGCTTACCTAATATTTACAACGGTTTTAGGGTTCCGGGTATTAAGAGAATTGGGGCCATGATTAACTATTTTGCCACAGCTTTGCAACCATTTACAACAGCTTTAAATAAGCTAATGTTTTATGCTGATTTTAGTCACTATAAGAAACATGGCATGAGCATCAGTGGTATAACCTATAAAGCAATACAAAGAGGGCCGGTACCCACAAACTATGGAGGACTTTATAACGCAGCAGTGAATAAAGGATATGTTAAAGTAGCCGAAGTCGATTTTGGCGAATATGGAGGTGATAAATTTTATAATGATGAGGAAACAACCCCTGTCAATTTATTAGATGCTTTGACCCAACTTGAGTTAGCTACATTAGAAACTATTACTGAAAAATTCAGGAATATGAATACTAGCCAGATCGTAGATGTAAGTCATAATGAACCTGGCTGGAAAGAAAATGTGAACAATTTTGACAAGATTAGTTATGATTTTAGCTTCAGTTTAAATATTTAG
- a CDS encoding LacI family DNA-binding transcriptional regulator, which produces MKRLTLKDVAKMAGVAPSTVSFVLNGKGKQMRIRDEVAAQIMQVVEKSGYEPHRVAVNLRTGQSKTLGLIVESISGSFFASLAKIIETEAEQMGYNVVYCSTENNAQKGGELIRMLGRQMVDGYLITPAPGMEKEIQQLVQHHKPVVLMDSYFPAIKAPYVLIDNFGGVKQGMEHLISKGFTKIAFVTVEVKLIQLQERLRGYMTTLKDHGIPVRKKHILHLKYHKQREDSLLEMQQFIQDNPDVEAIFFATNYLGILGLEAIARLGLRMPDDLSVICFDDHDIFRLYPPGISVIEQPIEGIAKTAIAMLMQQLGKKPVPIKKQAVELPGKFILRGSA; this is translated from the coding sequence ATGAAGAGACTTACACTGAAGGATGTCGCCAAAATGGCCGGTGTGGCACCTTCTACCGTATCATTTGTACTCAACGGGAAAGGAAAGCAGATGAGGATACGCGACGAGGTCGCAGCCCAGATCATGCAGGTAGTGGAAAAATCAGGGTACGAGCCACACCGGGTGGCTGTTAACCTGCGCACCGGGCAATCCAAAACCCTGGGCCTGATCGTGGAAAGCATCTCCGGTAGCTTCTTTGCCAGTCTGGCTAAAATCATCGAAACGGAAGCAGAGCAGATGGGCTACAATGTGGTGTATTGCAGTACCGAAAACAATGCCCAGAAGGGAGGGGAACTGATCCGTATGCTGGGCCGCCAGATGGTAGACGGATACCTGATCACTCCCGCACCCGGTATGGAAAAGGAAATACAACAGCTGGTACAGCATCATAAGCCCGTAGTGCTGATGGACAGCTACTTCCCGGCCATCAAAGCCCCTTATGTGCTCATCGATAACTTCGGTGGCGTAAAGCAGGGCATGGAACACCTTATCAGTAAAGGATTCACGAAGATAGCCTTTGTAACGGTGGAGGTTAAACTGATCCAGCTGCAGGAGCGCCTTCGTGGCTATATGACCACCCTGAAGGACCATGGGATCCCTGTCCGGAAGAAACATATCCTGCATCTTAAATATCATAAACAACGGGAAGACTCCCTGCTGGAAATGCAGCAGTTCATACAAGACAATCCTGATGTAGAAGCCATCTTCTTTGCCACCAACTACCTGGGGATCCTGGGGCTGGAAGCCATCGCCCGGCTGGGACTCCGGATGCCGGACGACCTGTCTGTGATCTGTTTCGATGATCATGATATCTTCCGTCTGTACCCTCCCGGTATTTCTGTCATAGAACAGCCTATAGAAGGAATTGCCAAAACAGCCATCGCCATGCTGATGCAGCAGCTGGGTAAAAAGCCCGTGCCCATTAAAAAACAGGCCGTGGAACTGCCCGGGAAGTTTATTCTGCGCGGCTCCGCATAA
- a CDS encoding fatty acid desaturase — MKQLAQLTDPVYVKPAHETVFDRVFKSMIRDERDLPFVYLTLKITFTLWPLAILLYLPGVNIWVWWAAAIAYQFFNNVTFKGPFGLMLHCTSHRAFFEKKYGILNNYLPWAIGPLFGQTPESYYSHHIGMHHPENNMPDDDSCTMMYQRDSFRGFLHYLWSFVTFGVYDTAKYHIRKKRNKLMVKLVRGEMLFIGACVGLSFINFPATFVVFILPFIISRIIMMVGNWAQHAFISADDPDNCYKNSITCINTKYNHKCWNDGYHISHHIKPSMHWTDHPVYFRKTLDQYISNDAVVFDGIHFLHVWLWLMTKRYDLLAKHFVNIGDRFQSDAEIISFLKQRTLRINAIPEPAAVAAA, encoded by the coding sequence ATGAAGCAACTAGCCCAACTTACTGATCCTGTATATGTGAAGCCTGCGCATGAAACGGTTTTCGACAGGGTATTCAAATCCATGATCCGTGATGAACGTGATCTGCCTTTTGTTTACCTGACCCTGAAAATTACTTTCACCTTATGGCCACTCGCCATCCTGCTATACTTACCAGGTGTCAATATTTGGGTATGGTGGGCAGCTGCTATCGCTTATCAGTTTTTTAATAATGTTACCTTCAAAGGGCCTTTCGGCCTAATGCTGCATTGCACCAGCCACCGCGCCTTCTTCGAAAAAAAATACGGCATCCTCAATAATTACCTGCCCTGGGCGATAGGCCCCCTGTTTGGACAAACACCGGAATCCTACTACTCCCACCATATCGGTATGCACCACCCGGAAAACAATATGCCCGACGATGATAGCTGCACCATGATGTACCAGCGCGATTCATTCCGTGGCTTCCTTCATTACCTCTGGTCTTTTGTGACTTTTGGCGTCTACGATACAGCCAAATACCATATCCGCAAAAAAAGGAATAAACTGATGGTAAAACTGGTCCGGGGCGAAATGTTATTCATCGGCGCCTGTGTGGGTCTTTCCTTTATCAATTTCCCGGCTACCTTCGTCGTGTTTATCCTGCCCTTTATCATCTCCAGGATCATTATGATGGTGGGCAACTGGGCCCAGCACGCCTTTATCAGTGCAGATGATCCCGACAACTGCTACAAAAACAGCATCACCTGCATCAACACTAAATACAACCACAAATGCTGGAACGATGGTTATCATATCAGCCATCATATCAAGCCCAGCATGCACTGGACAGATCACCCCGTATATTTCCGTAAAACACTTGATCAGTATATTAGCAATGATGCTGTTGTATTCGACGGCATCCACTTCCTGCACGTATGGCTTTGGCTGATGACCAAACGTTACGACCTGCTGGCCAAACACTTTGTGAATATCGGCGACCGCTTCCAGTCTGATGCAGAGATCATCTCCTTCCTCAAACAACGGACCCTCCGCATCAATGCTATACCGGAACCGGCAGCAGTAGCCGCCGCATAA